One Halolamina litorea genomic window carries:
- a CDS encoding tyrosine-type recombinase/integrase: MSAADDSPIENVEQAANDDLTKLAEELVEKMSPSLSSMTSTPSLESMTPRDAIDKYFRTRNLPNGTANTHRSSLYNHFLVWCDEVRGIDDMSELTGSDIAEYRVWRREVAPTKVEKLAPKSEETQQKILRVFIKRCESWGVVAPNLRKYVIIPKLSRSDEVREEFLDSETAKHILDWLGRYEYASLHHVVWFLCAESGARLGGVHSLDVDDYVPEREGGYLKLRHRPETGTTLKNGEEGERNVSISSRLCEVLDDYLEDKRVDQTDDFDREPLLTTVHGRLSKSTIRNYFYAWTRPCATGSGCPYGRDPRECEGAQRNNWAFKCPDSLSTHPVRKGYITAELKGGVPQTVLSERCDVSEKILEKHYDHRTEQEKMQVRREMMKMSRKMGRGYGE, translated from the coding sequence ATGAGCGCCGCTGACGACTCTCCAATCGAGAATGTTGAACAGGCGGCTAATGACGACCTGACGAAACTTGCGGAGGAGTTGGTGGAGAAGATGTCTCCGTCGCTGTCCTCGATGACCTCGACGCCGTCGCTGGAGTCAATGACTCCCCGAGATGCCATTGACAAATATTTCCGAACTCGTAACCTCCCCAACGGGACCGCAAACACTCACCGCTCGTCCCTGTACAATCACTTCCTCGTCTGGTGCGACGAGGTGCGAGGAATCGATGATATGAGCGAGCTCACGGGCAGTGACATCGCGGAGTACCGTGTATGGCGACGGGAGGTGGCTCCGACGAAAGTAGAGAAGCTCGCCCCGAAATCTGAGGAGACCCAACAGAAGATTCTTCGAGTCTTCATCAAGCGATGCGAGTCGTGGGGTGTCGTTGCTCCGAACCTCCGAAAGTACGTCATCATCCCGAAACTGAGCCGAAGCGACGAAGTTCGTGAGGAATTCTTGGACTCGGAGACCGCTAAACACATTCTGGACTGGCTCGGCCGGTACGAGTACGCAAGCCTACACCACGTTGTCTGGTTCCTGTGTGCGGAAAGTGGAGCACGGCTAGGGGGTGTCCACTCCCTCGACGTTGATGACTACGTTCCCGAGAGAGAGGGTGGCTACCTCAAGTTGCGACACCGGCCGGAAACGGGAACGACGCTGAAGAACGGGGAGGAAGGAGAACGGAACGTCAGTATCTCCTCCCGGCTGTGTGAAGTGCTGGACGATTATCTCGAAGACAAGCGGGTCGACCAGACTGACGATTTCGACCGAGAGCCACTGCTAACGACTGTGCACGGGCGACTTTCGAAATCCACGATTCGGAATTACTTCTACGCGTGGACTCGCCCGTGTGCTACTGGAAGCGGATGTCCGTATGGCCGAGACCCGCGTGAGTGTGAAGGTGCACAGCGGAACAATTGGGCCTTCAAGTGCCCCGATAGCCTGAGTACCCACCCGGTCCGGAAAGGATACATCACGGCCGAGCTCAAGGGGGGAGTTCCGCAGACGGTCCTCTCAGAACGCTGTGACGTATCCGAGAAAATCCTCGAAAAGCATTACGACCACCGTACCGAGCAAGAGAAAATGCAGGTTCGGAGGGAGATGATGAAGATGAGCCGCAAAATGGGTCGGGGATATGGCGAATAG
- a CDS encoding DUF6414 family protein, with product MSDEDGRESLTPRYVPGFVYLDMDQVKSISARMGGGYIKEQIEGKEELEEESESLRARLMASIFNIGADVEGEITRTEADTSRSESVKGLHHYHFTLLESELEDAEGDWFHDLESVMRESEMSGESARERMYTSVFRDRISEGDIIRVQADMELSDVSTSLDLLGGFVSMMSTMQKLDSLGIESFDMEGAFDDDSKFAEMDWNTREQAFNAFLDMFSAILPEEYENMIIAELFPLDGNREHTVWSILDGEKLEGKPVELMAKYEKRDIPNCTLIARVDTITNDPSELGNSEELDSDQLGMLHHLVDGLASQMGLMVSYPSISVTPIAIYR from the coding sequence ATGTCCGATGAAGATGGCAGAGAGAGTCTCACTCCACGATATGTCCCCGGTTTCGTTTATCTTGATATGGACCAAGTGAAGTCAATATCAGCCCGTATGGGCGGCGGCTACATCAAGGAACAAATCGAGGGGAAGGAGGAGCTTGAGGAAGAATCTGAGAGCCTTCGAGCTCGGCTGATGGCTTCGATATTCAACATCGGGGCGGATGTCGAAGGAGAAATAACGAGAACCGAGGCCGACACCTCGCGGTCGGAATCGGTGAAGGGACTTCACCACTACCATTTCACTCTTCTCGAATCAGAGCTTGAAGATGCAGAGGGAGACTGGTTCCACGACTTGGAGTCGGTTATGAGAGAATCAGAGATGTCCGGCGAGAGTGCTCGGGAACGGATGTACACAAGCGTATTCCGAGACCGTATCTCCGAAGGTGACATCATCCGTGTTCAGGCAGATATGGAACTCTCCGACGTATCCACCAGCCTTGACCTCCTCGGTGGGTTCGTATCGATGATGAGTACGATGCAGAAACTCGATAGCCTTGGAATTGAGTCCTTTGACATGGAAGGAGCCTTCGACGACGATTCAAAGTTCGCAGAAATGGATTGGAATACCCGAGAACAGGCATTCAACGCATTTCTGGATATGTTCTCCGCTATTCTCCCAGAAGAGTATGAGAACATGATAATTGCGGAGTTGTTCCCCTTGGATGGGAACCGAGAGCACACCGTCTGGTCAATACTGGATGGGGAGAAACTCGAAGGGAAACCTGTCGAACTAATGGCGAAGTATGAAAAGCGCGACATTCCAAATTGTACCCTTATTGCACGTGTAGATACAATCACCAACGACCCTAGCGAGCTCGGAAACTCGGAGGAACTTGATTCAGACCAATTGGGGATGCTTCACCATCTCGTAGATGGTCTTGCTTCACAGATGGGTCTCATGGTCTCCTATCCTTCTATTTCGGTTACTCCCATCGCTATTTATCGGTGA
- a CDS encoding toll/interleukin-1 receptor domain-containing protein, translating into MPDADSMKDVFISYAHDDSREVVKQLTQELQTMGLDVWQDDISMSLGDSIRESIDEGFSNSRYGIVVCSESYFEGTSEWEFNGLVKKHIKEGDVILPLLHGVDHSYVFDHSPSLADLVSETITEDNVESVATSIYRVVNEDDRESDVWGEGEDGSLFQSVDIRFQGNFQPNIGDKITITSWRNHNAPSLNQLEATEILDENGVEYPSSSKGTVMTIDTIEEPLECVVSDIQTLRSGRAEFTVRIRKSRLEELSDDPSDYRML; encoded by the coding sequence ATGCCGGACGCTGATTCGATGAAGGACGTATTCATTTCATATGCACACGACGATTCGCGGGAAGTCGTTAAGCAACTTACTCAGGAGTTGCAGACGATGGGATTGGACGTATGGCAAGACGACATCTCGATGTCACTGGGAGATAGTATCCGAGAGTCTATCGATGAAGGCTTCAGCAACTCACGCTATGGAATCGTCGTTTGTTCAGAAAGCTACTTCGAGGGCACCTCGGAGTGGGAATTCAACGGTCTGGTAAAGAAGCATATCAAGGAAGGCGATGTGATTCTCCCGTTGCTCCACGGCGTAGACCACAGTTACGTGTTTGACCACAGTCCGAGTCTGGCCGACCTTGTGTCTGAGACGATTACTGAGGACAATGTAGAATCGGTCGCCACGAGTATTTATCGAGTTGTAAATGAAGATGATAGGGAGTCTGATGTGTGGGGGGAAGGAGAAGATGGCTCACTGTTCCAATCAGTTGATATACGATTTCAGGGGAACTTCCAGCCAAACATAGGTGACAAAATAACGATTACGTCGTGGAGAAATCACAACGCACCGAGTTTGAATCAGTTGGAGGCAACCGAGATTCTGGACGAGAATGGGGTAGAATACCCAAGTAGTTCGAAAGGAACGGTGATGACGATAGACACGATTGAAGAACCACTGGAATGTGTCGTATCCGATATACAGACGCTTCGGTCAGGGCGCGCAGAGTTCACCGTACGAATCCGAAAGAGTCGGCTTGAGGAGCTTTCCGACGACCCCTCTGATTACCGGATGCTATAG
- a CDS encoding GNAT family N-acetyltransferase translates to MSASDGCQKLTTSSKSVETVELIVCPDCGERSNSATRYGEMHACIACDEPLGRDLTLEEERLPVFTCGACGEETPPFYEHLGHVGDVSVLNCSNEDCDYIVAAMLDNGVYKDPNDLLSDACVGEVDSVRQNKQVTVVETREQKAAVQLLNIEAKNEDTTFSLYKPEHANAFLAYHDGTAVGYLTWTAEPAEDTRSGKVAVLRQIFTLPTFRRTGIGTLLLEQFKQEAADFTDDLYAVEGANTQTLRLLKAAGDVDYTITDEGVEPTKTDTVAFLKSNPFRKLASELARENQ, encoded by the coding sequence ATGTCAGCATCAGACGGGTGTCAGAAGTTGACTACTAGCTCAAAGTCGGTTGAGACTGTGGAGCTGATTGTCTGTCCTGATTGTGGAGAGCGGTCGAATAGCGCGACGAGATATGGAGAGATGCACGCCTGTATAGCCTGTGACGAGCCGCTCGGGCGCGACCTCACATTGGAGGAAGAGCGACTGCCCGTGTTCACGTGCGGAGCCTGTGGTGAAGAGACGCCACCGTTCTACGAACACCTTGGTCACGTGGGGGATGTCTCAGTTCTCAACTGCTCAAACGAGGACTGTGACTACATCGTCGCAGCGATGCTTGATAATGGCGTGTACAAGGACCCGAACGACCTCTTGAGTGATGCATGTGTTGGGGAGGTTGATAGTGTCAGACAAAACAAGCAAGTCACTGTTGTCGAAACTAGGGAACAAAAGGCCGCAGTACAACTGCTGAATATAGAGGCGAAGAACGAGGACACAACGTTCAGTCTCTACAAGCCAGAGCACGCAAACGCATTCCTCGCGTATCACGATGGAACGGCAGTGGGATACCTGACGTGGACCGCCGAACCGGCCGAAGATACGCGGTCCGGAAAGGTGGCGGTCCTCAGGCAGATATTCACACTCCCTACATTCCGACGAACGGGAATCGGAACGCTACTTCTGGAGCAGTTCAAGCAGGAGGCCGCTGACTTCACAGATGACCTCTATGCGGTTGAGGGGGCGAATACACAGACTCTCCGCCTGTTGAAGGCAGCAGGGGATGTAGACTACACCATCACCGATGAAGGTGTTGAGCCAACCAAGACAGATACAGTGGCCTTCCTGAAATCAAACCCGTTTCGGAAGCTGGCTTCAGAGCTAGCTCGTGAGAACCAGTAA
- a CDS encoding helicase-related protein, whose amino-acid sequence MLSEAVQYDRLAGYLSLQNLADALQGIESAFESDGEIRIIASKQLSRENKPVLTDDVPLSEEGESRLALIAQMMDEGRLQLKIGEPRNNSDSGIFHPKLGIATDADGNRITFEGSINETYNAWYRNYERFKVHRSWDEVENEYVKEDVATFERLWNEEHEDVEVTAIDDAIEEDILDWQPESDDEVEEHVERLKKSSEPPASEATVTRIADEHGLLPGAMHMAEDISSIEPWPHQRVIADTAASIYPESLLFCDEVGLGKTIEAGLTISRLLTIGEVSDALLLVPATVQPQWQEELLEKFNINAYSYEYSGAQRVLRDAYGVEHSLSEYETLDAWDDSHIGEFVDDRDEPTVVLASWHTARRTGNMGMFSPSVHWQEEHPGHPPKDQFEWDLTLVDEAHHGREGTNLYDLLTELQNDTACSYVLTATPMQLEITELFDLLRVCDLPEGWNERESFDTYFEMQQELAEALDDIGAADRLTVEEILPDLASKWNYEPYEGITHLQTWAGMIQSFVQSHDDVARWVEERVDDEGFSLSERRRLKRVLGIGKLGTRGWEDKFSELSVESLRFLLDIGEETTPVKSRVFRNTRQTLRMCKRAGLLNENIPRRDIETRSVDLGDAEPLYDRVESYISDVYDQSKKLLEGKEKTAIGFVMTTYRQRLTSSLHAIEQSLKRRRENLRSGLNDASEVSESDLQTGAISEREEVLRREYGLRVDQIGANSSDGERVREFELSELEEFISQLYDVPEDPKLEQLMQDLSELSALARDTVIIFTQYKDTLDAIKEKVQVSHNDVGTYSGDGGEVFDADDGEWQNVSKERVKREFTDPDGDLSVLVCTDSASEGLNLQTCDAMINYDMPWNPQVVEQRIGRIDRIGQRNEKVLVWNYIYDDTVEEDIYERLGERINLFEQAVGPLRPILDGLEGEVESVAMGESTKSGSDIADSAQAQSKEAEQKSKQVGLVQDLDEIQPEDIIEEAKLYGWAESHPDVGEIGYPNRPFDPLIDSEVVKRLFTQSQVLRNEGWTFEMLDRQLTEDEDAPYQKLYRLAIPENADPPISSDPPEDTVQSMYADDDEVLVSFDPEVLEWYPSVVIPLPQHELFDHLLNVLIDELGETIEDEVTRVAGKVGEAGPRVWTEPSAVSEADVATYATETQRRLTLDVPLPDESVGRREVTDWLRRYDS is encoded by the coding sequence ATGCTCTCTGAGGCAGTCCAGTACGACCGCCTCGCCGGCTATCTGAGTCTCCAGAATCTCGCCGATGCACTGCAGGGCATCGAGTCCGCGTTCGAATCCGACGGGGAAATCCGTATCATCGCCTCGAAGCAGCTGAGCCGAGAGAACAAACCCGTCCTCACCGACGACGTCCCGCTCTCGGAGGAAGGGGAGTCACGGCTCGCGCTCATCGCCCAGATGATGGACGAGGGGCGGCTGCAGCTCAAAATCGGCGAGCCGCGGAACAACTCAGACTCGGGCATCTTCCACCCGAAGCTCGGCATCGCGACCGACGCCGACGGGAACCGAATCACGTTCGAGGGGAGCATCAACGAGACGTACAACGCGTGGTACCGGAACTACGAGCGGTTCAAAGTCCACCGCTCGTGGGATGAAGTCGAGAACGAGTACGTCAAGGAAGACGTTGCTACCTTCGAGCGACTCTGGAACGAGGAGCACGAAGATGTTGAGGTTACGGCCATCGACGACGCTATCGAGGAGGACATCCTCGACTGGCAGCCCGAATCCGACGACGAGGTCGAAGAGCACGTCGAACGCCTGAAGAAGTCGAGCGAGCCGCCGGCCTCTGAGGCGACGGTCACCCGTATCGCCGATGAACACGGGCTACTCCCCGGCGCGATGCACATGGCCGAGGACATCAGTTCGATTGAGCCGTGGCCCCACCAGCGCGTCATTGCCGACACCGCGGCGAGCATCTATCCCGAGAGCCTCCTGTTCTGTGACGAGGTCGGGCTCGGGAAGACTATCGAGGCCGGGCTGACCATCTCTCGACTCCTCACCATCGGCGAGGTGAGTGACGCCCTGCTGCTCGTCCCGGCGACAGTCCAGCCACAGTGGCAGGAGGAGCTGCTGGAGAAGTTCAACATCAACGCCTACTCCTACGAGTACAGCGGCGCACAGCGCGTCCTGCGGGACGCCTACGGCGTCGAGCACTCCCTCTCGGAGTACGAGACTCTCGACGCGTGGGACGACTCGCACATCGGCGAGTTCGTCGACGACCGGGACGAGCCGACGGTCGTCCTCGCCTCGTGGCACACGGCCCGACGGACGGGGAACATGGGGATGTTCTCACCTTCCGTCCACTGGCAGGAGGAGCATCCCGGCCACCCACCGAAGGACCAGTTCGAGTGGGACCTGACGCTCGTCGACGAAGCTCACCACGGTCGCGAGGGGACGAACCTCTACGACCTGCTCACGGAGCTCCAGAACGATACGGCCTGCAGCTACGTCCTGACGGCGACGCCGATGCAGCTCGAAATCACCGAGCTGTTCGACCTCCTCAGAGTGTGCGACCTTCCGGAGGGCTGGAACGAGCGCGAGTCGTTCGATACGTACTTCGAGATGCAGCAGGAGCTCGCCGAGGCGCTCGACGACATCGGCGCCGCGGACAGACTGACCGTCGAAGAGATTCTTCCAGACCTCGCGTCGAAGTGGAACTACGAGCCCTACGAGGGCATCACACATCTGCAGACGTGGGCAGGGATGATTCAGTCCTTCGTACAGTCTCACGACGACGTAGCCCGATGGGTCGAGGAGCGCGTCGACGACGAAGGGTTCTCCCTGAGCGAACGAAGACGGCTCAAGCGGGTTCTCGGTATCGGGAAGCTCGGAACCCGCGGATGGGAGGACAAGTTCTCGGAGCTCTCCGTCGAGAGCCTGCGCTTCCTCCTCGATATCGGTGAGGAGACCACACCGGTGAAGTCCCGCGTGTTCCGCAACACGCGTCAGACTCTCCGTATGTGCAAGCGTGCGGGGCTCCTCAACGAGAACATTCCCCGGAGGGATATCGAGACTCGGTCCGTCGACCTCGGGGACGCGGAGCCGCTCTACGACCGAGTAGAGAGCTACATCAGCGACGTGTACGACCAGTCGAAGAAGCTGCTGGAGGGGAAGGAGAAGACAGCCATCGGCTTTGTGATGACGACCTATCGGCAGCGTCTGACCTCCAGTCTCCACGCAATCGAGCAGTCCCTCAAACGTCGACGCGAGAATCTCCGTAGCGGGCTGAACGACGCTTCCGAGGTCTCCGAAAGCGACCTCCAGACTGGGGCCATCTCCGAGCGGGAGGAAGTGCTCCGGCGTGAGTACGGGCTTCGTGTGGACCAAATCGGTGCGAACAGTTCCGATGGGGAGCGTGTTCGGGAGTTCGAACTGAGTGAACTGGAGGAGTTCATCTCACAGCTGTACGACGTGCCGGAGGACCCCAAGCTGGAGCAGTTGATGCAGGACCTGTCGGAACTCAGTGCCCTTGCCCGTGACACGGTCATCATCTTCACCCAGTACAAAGACACGCTCGACGCCATCAAGGAGAAAGTCCAAGTCAGCCACAACGACGTGGGCACGTACTCCGGGGACGGTGGGGAGGTCTTCGACGCCGACGATGGGGAGTGGCAGAACGTGAGCAAAGAGCGCGTCAAGCGTGAGTTCACGGACCCCGACGGCGACCTCTCCGTCCTCGTCTGTACGGACTCCGCCAGCGAAGGACTGAATCTCCAGACCTGCGACGCGATGATTAACTACGATATGCCATGGAACCCGCAGGTCGTGGAGCAGCGAATCGGACGTATCGACAGAATCGGCCAGCGGAACGAGAAGGTGCTCGTCTGGAACTACATCTACGACGACACTGTCGAGGAGGACATCTACGAGCGACTGGGTGAGCGAATCAACCTCTTCGAGCAGGCCGTGGGTCCACTCCGACCGATTCTCGATGGTCTTGAGGGAGAGGTTGAGAGTGTCGCGATGGGTGAATCGACGAAGTCCGGTTCCGACATCGCAGACAGCGCGCAGGCACAGTCGAAGGAGGCCGAACAGAAGTCCAAGCAGGTTGGGTTGGTACAGGACCTCGACGAGATTCAGCCCGAGGACATCATCGAAGAGGCCAAGCTCTACGGCTGGGCCGAGTCCCACCCTGACGTTGGCGAGATTGGCTATCCGAACCGGCCGTTCGACCCACTCATCGACTCGGAGGTCGTGAAGCGGCTCTTCACGCAGAGTCAGGTTCTCCGGAACGAGGGCTGGACGTTCGAAATGCTCGACCGGCAGCTAACCGAAGATGAGGACGCCCCCTACCAGAAGCTCTACCGGCTGGCTATCCCTGAGAACGCTGACCCGCCGATATCTTCGGACCCGCCGGAGGACACGGTACAGTCGATGTACGCCGATGACGACGAGGTGCTTGTCTCCTTCGACCCCGAGGTCTTGGAGTGGTACCCTTCGGTCGTCATTCCCCTTCCCCAGCACGAACTGTTCGACCATCTGTTGAACGTCCTCATCGACGAGCTGGGCGAGACTATTGAGGACGAAGTGACCCGTGTGGCTGGGAAAGTCGGGGAAGCCGGTCCGCGTGTTTGGACGGAGCCGTCTGCCGTCTCAGAGGCTGATGTTGCGACGTACGCAACGGAAACCCAGCGTCGACTGACTCTCGACGTTCCGCTCCCCGACGAATCGGTCGGCCGAAGAGAGGTAACCGACTGGTTACGCCGATACGACAGTTAG
- a CDS encoding DUF1156 domain-containing protein, translating to MTQNEDSDKTPKPLKIEGPLPSTATGIESIKESYSDSMSPHRRIFKWFARRPTTTTRLAVLASVLPPDTSNNELLKLMCVGPKADIEGDIEDYVIRKEATKDSRDGSVEEHFGYEYPHRRTPSESELSDLHDKLRNHWDGDLPTVLDPTAGGGTIPFESARYGFPTVSNELNPVAWLLNKVILEYARNIGSLESEVKEWAGKIDDIVHENISEFFPTKNGVEASYYFRTYSISCPSCGSRFPLANRWWFDKNKDIAIKPVYESGEPSYRIVEASDESSFDPDNGNISGGDAECPHCGVVTERDSVVERFQAGEYEYEVCGIKYVDKVNGTKYHSPTEEDAKAIEASESQVDNDLRLSTFLRDDRYIGYYDRAGPYGITQWRDLFTSRQLLSHVAYLDAFKEVEEDIKSKYDDETAEAVLVLLTLIGSRQINHNSRLAPIRTQFGFVDNMLGNNNFSFQWTFGESNMLAGGKSYQSWTENVLQYYERVVEYYPESVRGDRNDVQLHQGDAGDLPLDSDSIQAVVIDPPYGDNIIYSEISDAFYVWQRQYLNDIFPGKFSQSETNKQDEAVENPALDDEQSSAEETSARQRYEDKMRSIFSEAYRVLEPGGVITIYFTDKEIGAWDSLTMSIMDSGFTITATHTISSESPSRIGVQGQSSADSSLLLTCRKPTEPENGKSTPTLWSDIRSQTQQAARDKAAELLDSGLNLTKTDVIIGAFGPTLRVFTEAYPVLDKHDNPVRPKQALEEARKSVTEELIERELSDNLDNVDALSKWYILSWLVYEAESIPYDEARQLGLGVGVQIDDIKQDTKIWGKSRDQLLLKGQEYRVRDYTALEAGEKRRKRGYPIDPRDEAFNHNIDAVHATLNVLKTKGSDFTWNWLKDRDLQNDSSFRRTVKTLIQVLPNEHDDYELLVNLASGETGELLDIDVGFLSDSDEEEQSRTTLQDF from the coding sequence ATGACTCAGAACGAGGATTCCGATAAGACCCCCAAGCCGTTGAAAATCGAAGGTCCTCTCCCTTCGACTGCCACAGGTATCGAAAGTATCAAAGAGTCATATAGCGACTCCATGTCTCCGCATCGGCGGATTTTCAAATGGTTCGCTCGCAGGCCTACCACAACCACCCGGCTCGCTGTTCTTGCATCAGTTCTTCCGCCAGATACCTCGAATAACGAACTTCTCAAATTGATGTGTGTGGGGCCGAAGGCCGATATTGAAGGAGATATTGAAGACTACGTTATTCGTAAAGAAGCAACTAAGGATTCGCGTGACGGTTCTGTTGAGGAACATTTCGGATACGAGTATCCTCACCGGCGTACCCCGTCTGAGTCCGAGCTTTCAGATTTGCATGATAAATTGCGGAATCACTGGGACGGGGATTTGCCCACAGTTCTCGACCCGACTGCGGGAGGAGGAACCATCCCATTTGAATCTGCTCGATATGGGTTCCCAACAGTCTCCAATGAGCTCAACCCTGTTGCTTGGTTGTTGAACAAAGTCATTCTAGAATACGCACGGAACATCGGAAGTCTGGAATCAGAAGTGAAAGAGTGGGCTGGGAAAATCGATGATATCGTTCACGAGAACATCTCCGAGTTCTTCCCCACGAAGAACGGTGTAGAGGCGAGTTACTACTTTAGGACGTACAGTATCTCTTGTCCAAGTTGTGGCAGCCGTTTCCCCCTCGCGAATCGATGGTGGTTCGACAAGAACAAAGATATCGCAATTAAACCAGTCTATGAGTCCGGAGAACCATCCTACCGTATTGTAGAGGCGTCGGACGAATCCTCATTTGACCCGGACAACGGAAATATCTCGGGAGGTGATGCTGAATGCCCTCATTGCGGTGTCGTCACTGAACGTGATTCAGTCGTTGAACGCTTCCAAGCAGGGGAATACGAGTATGAGGTATGTGGGATTAAATACGTTGATAAGGTGAATGGCACGAAATATCATTCTCCGACAGAGGAAGATGCCAAAGCAATAGAAGCCTCTGAAAGTCAGGTGGATAACGACCTTCGACTAAGCACCTTCCTTCGTGACGACCGATATATTGGCTACTATGACAGAGCAGGCCCCTATGGCATTACACAGTGGCGCGACCTTTTCACATCGCGCCAGCTCCTCTCCCATGTTGCATACCTAGATGCATTCAAAGAAGTTGAAGAGGATATCAAATCCAAGTATGACGATGAGACTGCTGAAGCCGTACTAGTCTTATTGACCCTCATCGGCTCACGCCAAATCAATCATAACTCACGCCTAGCTCCTATCCGAACTCAATTCGGCTTTGTTGATAATATGCTGGGCAACAATAATTTCTCATTCCAGTGGACATTTGGAGAGAGTAATATGCTCGCGGGGGGGAAATCGTACCAGAGCTGGACGGAGAACGTTCTACAGTATTACGAGAGGGTGGTGGAATACTACCCGGAGTCGGTCCGTGGTGACCGAAATGACGTTCAGTTACATCAGGGCGATGCCGGTGACCTCCCACTGGATTCCGACTCGATACAGGCGGTAGTTATTGACCCACCGTATGGCGATAACATCATCTACTCAGAGATATCGGACGCTTTCTACGTGTGGCAGCGGCAGTACCTGAACGATATCTTCCCGGGTAAATTCTCCCAGTCTGAAACGAACAAGCAAGACGAAGCAGTAGAGAACCCCGCACTGGATGACGAACAAAGCAGCGCTGAGGAAACGTCTGCCCGTCAACGATACGAAGACAAGATGCGGAGTATTTTCTCTGAAGCCTATCGGGTACTGGAGCCCGGTGGTGTCATCACTATCTACTTCACAGATAAGGAAATCGGAGCTTGGGATTCGCTCACAATGTCGATAATGGACTCCGGTTTCACAATCACAGCGACACATACCATATCCAGTGAGAGCCCGAGTCGAATTGGGGTTCAGGGGCAGTCGTCCGCTGACTCCTCCCTCTTGCTAACCTGCCGTAAACCGACTGAGCCAGAGAACGGGAAGTCGACGCCCACTCTATGGAGTGATATTCGTAGTCAAACGCAACAGGCCGCACGTGATAAGGCTGCAGAGCTGCTTGATTCGGGACTGAACCTTACGAAAACCGACGTGATAATTGGCGCCTTCGGACCCACTCTACGAGTTTTCACAGAAGCATATCCCGTTCTTGATAAACACGACAATCCTGTTCGGCCTAAGCAGGCATTGGAGGAGGCTAGGAAATCGGTGACGGAGGAATTAATCGAACGAGAGCTCAGTGACAACTTGGATAATGTTGACGCTCTCTCAAAGTGGTATATCCTTTCGTGGCTGGTTTATGAGGCCGAGAGCATCCCGTACGACGAGGCTCGACAATTGGGTCTGGGGGTCGGGGTTCAAATCGACGATATAAAACAGGACACCAAGATTTGGGGTAAAAGTCGGGACCAGCTATTGTTGAAAGGACAGGAGTACCGTGTGAGAGATTACACTGCGCTTGAAGCTGGCGAGAAGCGCCGGAAACGGGGCTACCCAATTGACCCCCGAGACGAAGCGTTCAACCATAATATCGATGCTGTTCACGCCACCCTCAACGTATTGAAAACAAAAGGAAGTGACTTCACGTGGAATTGGCTGAAAGACAGAGACCTCCAGAACGACTCTTCATTTAGGAGGACAGTCAAGACCTTAATTCAGGTTCTTCCCAACGAGCATGACGATTATGAGCTATTGGTGAATCTGGCTTCTGGAGAGACTGGTGAGCTGTTAGATATTGATGTTGGCTTTCTGAGCGACAGTGACGAAGAGGAACAGAGTAGAACAACGCTCCAAGATTTCTGA
- a CDS encoding DUF7680 family protein produces the protein MSVEAESFAYGSSMYGGRPTFALTRRLGDDAGLTLYELIPEDLADGRQKRFSRANSNRTLTRTSITDAIPDAEEDSTGVLDLSGVGAPSARAPNDWNWDDWCALKITTLSDSRQQAVHRLVRDVLNDSGIDTDLVMRGEGSVVLSESGGVRLTIAFLAMKRLQKYEKLTTVADSIARMSLEECYYWHAKCRSPSSPNGVKALRVLLADHV, from the coding sequence ATGAGTGTCGAGGCGGAGTCGTTCGCCTACGGCAGCAGCATGTACGGCGGTCGGCCGACGTTCGCCTTGACGCGTCGACTGGGCGACGACGCCGGCCTCACGCTCTACGAGCTGATTCCCGAGGACCTCGCCGACGGACGCCAGAAGCGGTTCAGCCGAGCGAACAGCAACCGAACGCTCACGCGGACCAGCATCACCGACGCGATTCCGGACGCGGAGGAGGACTCGACCGGCGTCCTCGACCTCTCTGGCGTCGGCGCACCGTCAGCCCGTGCCCCCAACGACTGGAACTGGGACGACTGGTGCGCGCTGAAAATCACCACTCTCTCCGATAGCCGTCAGCAGGCGGTCCACCGACTGGTCCGCGACGTGCTGAACGACAGCGGGATTGACACCGACCTCGTGATGCGCGGGGAGGGGTCGGTCGTCCTCTCCGAGAGTGGTGGGGTTCGACTCACCATCGCGTTCCTCGCGATGAAGCGCCTTCAGAAGTACGAGAAGCTGACGACCGTCGCGGACAGTATCGCCCGGATGAGTTTGGAGGAGTGCTACTACTGGCACGCGAAGTGCCGGTCTCCATCCAGTCCGAACGGAGTGAAAGCGCTGCGAGTGCTGCTTGCGGACCACGTTTAA